A single Magnetococcales bacterium DNA region contains:
- a CDS encoding tetratricopeptide repeat protein, with product MHPETWLPRWTSLRFLPPPWAGLGVGLLLAPLGVFGAPSPPAAPAAMVSPDKIATSKTAAAKGDAQAQADLAMLYLLGRGVEENLSEAMKWMKLAAEQGHATAQNLLGEMYFRGQGIKKPDDKEAFRWYQKAVEQGHVDAQVNLGLMYLMGTGTPANAKKAAELFKQAAEKGHPVAQRHMGYLYAKGEGVSINPKESQRWYQMAQGGEKAGVVSSEPGAVATSASDTRQGITGTDHGPATSPPSKWQGAGAAEADQGEQALQAGNREGALTHFKAAADLSPEDVEILGQVAQLSAQTGDNNQAADFFKRAVTQAVKAKKWERIAAYNGKLFELLSLKPEAMEKRLTEVSAPPKGTEMAKRVNDWSALLDQAAVASSQGRDPEALKLAQSGLESAQKYFGKGHYLTQATRRDVATYLFRTGQQTKARSLLTEATQGTRKLLGDEHPETLAMQYRMAGMLEESHLYPEALRAYSETRRGYEKSLGADHPETLLTGRAIARIQQNLGQYADAENGLADLCQKLGERLGSHHDERADCLGQLARLYLQQGRLDVAETAFAQLVELRKTLQPDSAPALRETRLGQAELYRFQARYDQAEGILKEILSTGEKEKPPLAGRLLVRARDLLAQVLEDRGDFAQAEHLTRQVLAEESKTLGEDHPDTIATLSGLAGILQRAGQQEESERIHAEALRRARKVLGEKHQTTITILNNLGLVFEGEGLYDQAEPMFKEALKWGSGLLGEAHPVTIATMNSLAMLFESQGNFDKARPLYSKIIALSSQRLGREHPDTVAFINNLAYLEMMRQDDAQAAEQFQQVVTLWSKTLGEKHPKTLKSMNNLARALHKTSRLDAAEKLFKKTLALREEILGPNHMDTLRSMQDLAALYRDQKRYKEADQLFQKTLQLEEKLLGPQHPYTFETLNGFAAVKDAQKDTGEAFRLRQTLFSRRTEFLNRMMWVAGDNAREGYVRLHQPELNAYLGALSRMPPEHAGREILEAALQRKGLLLKISSEVQQIARLSLDPALGKLAEDLIKARKDLAATTLAGPKEGVSGEEHLRHLNTLEDRINTLEGDLGRASLHFRQKAVPVGLADLASQLPESAVLVDFLDYRDGKAEGMLAGLLTKENGKPKYGMVVYKDLKKIQKLVIDYRTIIQDEAAEEAEFKKVGAELYAEVWQPLVGFFGKRTEVFVVPDGILNIMPFNALVDEKMAFLVQGVDLHILNSSRDLITRTVTKPHDGMVTFAGPDYDSEKAAGEKVLAEVRRKRSATPAQTPEAVVVGDAAAGKGESAPGGDLANAASPSENSRRSVALNQLRAGLRAFSVGMRGLKFDPLPGALKEGELISESVVKVKKGIKLYVQNDAQERSIKGFGKQPDVLHIATHGFFLKADDTLKKRLLKLQRSAEVQLPPPGDNPLLRAGLAFAGINANAPYLGEIDTENDGVLTALEVMGLNLTGTRLAVLSACETGLGEIHEGEGVYGLRRAFQEAGVEKVMASLWEVSDAGTQALMTGFYKRMLAGKDPRVSLRETQLELLDSSQWRHPYIWSAFMMVGR from the coding sequence ATGCACCCGGAAACGTGGTTGCCACGCTGGACGTCGCTTCGGTTTCTTCCTCCCCCGTGGGCCGGTCTTGGGGTCGGATTGTTGCTGGCTCCCTTGGGGGTGTTTGGGGCACCCTCCCCTCCCGCTGCTCCCGCTGCGATGGTTTCTCCCGACAAGATCGCAACAAGCAAGACGGCAGCCGCCAAGGGGGATGCCCAGGCGCAGGCGGATTTGGCCATGCTTTACCTCCTTGGGCGTGGTGTGGAGGAAAATCTTTCCGAGGCCATGAAGTGGATGAAGCTGGCTGCGGAACAGGGCCATGCCACGGCGCAAAACCTGCTGGGCGAGATGTATTTCCGTGGTCAGGGCATCAAAAAACCGGACGACAAGGAGGCTTTCCGGTGGTACCAGAAAGCCGTGGAGCAGGGCCATGTCGATGCCCAGGTCAACCTGGGGCTCATGTATCTCATGGGAACGGGCACCCCGGCGAACGCCAAGAAGGCTGCCGAGTTGTTCAAGCAGGCCGCAGAGAAGGGCCATCCCGTGGCCCAGCGGCACATGGGTTACCTTTACGCCAAGGGAGAAGGGGTTTCCATCAACCCCAAGGAGTCGCAACGGTGGTATCAGATGGCCCAGGGCGGGGAGAAGGCCGGGGTTGTTTCCAGTGAACCCGGTGCAGTAGCCACCTCAGCCTCGGACACCCGGCAAGGCATTACGGGAACCGATCATGGCCCTGCGACATCACCCCCTTCCAAATGGCAAGGAGCCGGGGCCGCCGAAGCTGATCAGGGCGAACAGGCCTTGCAGGCCGGGAACAGGGAAGGCGCCTTGACACACTTCAAGGCCGCTGCGGACCTTTCTCCCGAAGATGTCGAGATTCTCGGCCAAGTGGCGCAATTGAGCGCCCAGACGGGAGACAACAACCAGGCGGCGGACTTTTTCAAACGGGCCGTGACCCAGGCTGTCAAAGCCAAAAAATGGGAAAGGATCGCCGCATACAACGGAAAACTTTTTGAGCTGCTCTCACTCAAACCAGAAGCCATGGAGAAACGCCTGACTGAGGTCTCTGCGCCACCCAAGGGAACGGAGATGGCCAAACGGGTCAATGATTGGTCGGCGCTTCTGGATCAAGCTGCGGTCGCCAGCTCCCAGGGACGGGATCCTGAAGCCCTGAAGCTGGCCCAGTCGGGGTTGGAGAGTGCTCAAAAATATTTCGGCAAGGGTCACTATTTGACCCAGGCAACCCGCCGTGATGTCGCCACCTACCTGTTTCGGACCGGGCAACAGACGAAGGCCCGATCCCTACTGACCGAAGCCACGCAGGGGACGCGCAAACTTCTGGGCGACGAACACCCGGAGACCCTGGCCATGCAATACCGCATGGCGGGCATGCTGGAGGAGAGTCACCTCTATCCGGAGGCGTTGCGGGCCTATTCGGAAACGCGCCGGGGCTACGAAAAATCACTTGGGGCTGATCATCCGGAGACTCTGCTGACTGGACGGGCCATCGCCCGGATTCAACAGAATCTCGGCCAATACGCAGACGCTGAAAATGGGCTTGCCGACCTCTGCCAAAAACTGGGTGAGCGTTTGGGATCCCACCATGACGAAAGGGCTGATTGTCTGGGACAGTTGGCCCGCCTGTATCTGCAACAAGGCCGCCTCGACGTGGCGGAGACCGCTTTCGCCCAGCTGGTTGAACTGCGCAAAACCTTGCAACCCGACTCTGCCCCAGCCTTGCGTGAGACCCGCCTCGGACAAGCGGAGCTGTACCGTTTTCAGGCCCGTTACGATCAGGCTGAAGGGATCTTGAAAGAAATTTTGTCCACAGGAGAAAAGGAAAAGCCTCCTCTTGCGGGTCGGCTGCTGGTACGTGCCCGGGATCTGCTGGCTCAGGTTCTGGAGGATCGTGGCGACTTTGCCCAGGCGGAACATTTGACCCGGCAGGTGCTTGCCGAGGAGAGCAAAACCCTTGGAGAGGATCATCCGGACACCATCGCCACTCTGAGCGGACTGGCTGGCATTCTGCAACGAGCCGGGCAGCAGGAGGAGTCGGAAAGGATCCATGCCGAGGCCCTGCGCCGGGCGCGCAAAGTCCTTGGGGAGAAACATCAAACGACCATCACGATCCTGAACAATCTGGGGTTGGTGTTTGAAGGAGAGGGGCTTTACGATCAAGCCGAACCCATGTTCAAGGAGGCCCTCAAATGGGGGAGCGGGCTGCTGGGGGAGGCGCACCCGGTCACCATCGCCACCATGAACAGCCTAGCCATGCTCTTTGAGAGCCAGGGAAACTTTGACAAGGCCCGCCCCCTGTACAGCAAGATCATCGCGCTCTCCAGCCAACGTCTTGGGCGGGAGCACCCCGATACCGTGGCCTTCATCAACAATCTCGCCTATCTGGAGATGATGCGCCAGGATGACGCCCAGGCCGCCGAACAGTTTCAGCAGGTGGTCACGCTCTGGAGCAAAACCCTGGGAGAGAAACATCCGAAGACCCTGAAAAGCATGAACAACCTGGCGCGAGCCCTGCACAAGACATCCCGTCTTGATGCAGCGGAAAAATTGTTCAAAAAAACGTTGGCCCTGCGCGAAGAGATTCTGGGGCCCAACCACATGGATACCCTGCGTTCCATGCAGGATCTCGCTGCGCTCTACCGGGATCAGAAGCGCTACAAGGAGGCCGATCAGCTTTTCCAGAAAACGTTGCAGTTGGAAGAGAAACTTTTGGGTCCGCAGCACCCCTACACCTTTGAGACCCTGAATGGCTTTGCCGCCGTCAAGGATGCCCAGAAGGATACCGGAGAGGCTTTTCGTCTGCGTCAGACCCTCTTTTCGCGCCGCACGGAGTTTCTCAACAGGATGATGTGGGTAGCCGGAGACAATGCCCGGGAGGGGTATGTTCGTCTGCATCAGCCGGAGCTTAACGCCTATCTGGGAGCACTGAGCCGTATGCCGCCGGAACACGCTGGCCGGGAGATCCTGGAAGCCGCCCTGCAACGCAAGGGGTTGTTGCTGAAAATTTCTTCTGAAGTCCAGCAGATTGCCCGCCTCTCCCTGGATCCGGCCCTGGGGAAACTGGCCGAGGATCTGATCAAGGCCCGCAAGGATCTGGCTGCCACGACCCTGGCCGGTCCCAAGGAGGGAGTCAGCGGCGAGGAACATTTGCGCCATTTGAACACCTTGGAAGATCGCATCAACACCCTGGAAGGTGACCTGGGCCGAGCCAGCCTGCATTTTCGTCAAAAGGCGGTTCCCGTCGGTTTGGCGGATTTAGCCAGTCAACTCCCTGAATCGGCTGTACTGGTAGACTTTTTGGATTACCGTGACGGGAAAGCGGAAGGGATGCTCGCCGGTCTGCTCACCAAGGAAAATGGCAAGCCAAAATATGGCATGGTTGTTTACAAAGATTTGAAGAAAATTCAGAAGCTCGTCATCGACTATCGGACCATCATCCAGGATGAAGCTGCCGAGGAGGCGGAGTTCAAGAAAGTGGGCGCCGAACTTTATGCCGAGGTATGGCAACCCCTGGTCGGATTTTTCGGCAAGCGCACCGAGGTATTTGTCGTCCCGGATGGCATCCTGAACATCATGCCTTTCAATGCCCTGGTCGATGAAAAAATGGCCTTTCTGGTCCAGGGTGTGGATTTGCATATCCTCAATTCAAGCCGTGACCTGATCACCAGGACAGTGACCAAGCCCCATGACGGCATGGTCACCTTTGCCGGTCCAGATTACGATTCGGAGAAGGCGGCGGGTGAAAAGGTTTTGGCGGAGGTGCGGAGGAAGCGGTCCGCCACGCCGGCCCAAACCCCGGAAGCGGTGGTTGTCGGAGATGCAGCGGCTGGGAAAGGCGAGAGTGCGCCGGGCGGCGATCTGGCCAACGCCGCATCGCCATCGGAAAACAGCCGTCGCTCTGTAGCCCTGAACCAGTTACGCGCCGGCCTGCGCGCTTTTTCGGTGGGTATGCGTGGCCTCAAGTTTGACCCATTGCCTGGTGCCTTGAAAGAGGGTGAACTGATCAGCGAAAGCGTGGTCAAGGTCAAGAAGGGGATCAAACTGTATGTCCAAAATGATGCCCAGGAAAGGAGCATCAAGGGTTTTGGCAAACAGCCTGACGTTTTGCACATCGCCACACACGGATTTTTTCTCAAGGCCGATGACACCTTGAAGAAACGCCTTCTCAAGCTACAGCGCAGCGCCGAAGTGCAACTCCCGCCACCGGGTGACAATCCCCTGTTGCGAGCTGGACTGGCCTTTGCCGGCATCAACGCCAACGCCCCCTATCTGGGTGAGATCGATACAGAGAATGATGGGGTGTTGACGGCTCTGGAGGTGATGGGCCTCAATCTGACCGGTACACGCCTGGCCGTGCTCTCGGCCTGCGAAACCGGACTGGGTGAAATTCATGAAGGAGAGGGGGTGTACGGGCTGCGCCGTGCCTTCCAGGAGGCTGGCGTGGAGAAGGTCATGGCCTCCCTGTGGGAGGTGAGCGACGCCGGCACCCAGGCGCTCATGACCGGATTTTACAAACGCATGTTGGCAGGAAAGGATCCGCGTGTTTCTTTGCGTGAGACACAGTTGGAACTCCTCGACTCATCGCAGTGGCGCCATCCTTATATCTGGTCGGCGTTCATGATGGTCGGCAGGTAG
- a CDS encoding CHASE2 domain-containing protein, translating to MKKLLARYDIFLTVVFFVLAIPAGYFEIFSLLEDQTLSFRHILRMTYGNPKLVNPGSDVVLVNTDEAFFREYKSFPLRRTDIAKIAANLRQLGAKVVALDVLLDFPSSYGEDEPTAKILQETGNVLVVSQVHVAGESKKLNYPTEVIRNVTRSGYTNISSFSSLSTSMSRFRIFPEVAQLKDGWPLAVQAVALYLGAEPRLEGRILKIGDALSISLDHFNSFFIDFPRLLPGIKYLSQIPNKGHSALEFLDLTNQDTEELAYFVKDKIVVVGDISEVSHDWFDTPVGTVYGVEIVANTIDTLLKGASLQPASFPVEVLSTLTFMLGLLLAGQFQHPAIRWMASLVLFSGFIALAAVQYVYYDLVLAMSYILVAGLLGFLVINLRAFLLERGQKTMIKSAFGQYLSPKVVDILVKDPSKLSLGGEQREMTAFFSDVAGFSTISEKLTPQELVQLLNEYLTAMCDIIAHYDGTVDKFEGDAIIAFWGAPLDQPDHARLACLASIDMQKHMVEMRARLAGEGRPPMKVRIGLNSGPMVVGNMGSAQRMDYTIMGDAVNLAARLEGANKFYSTYTMLSQFTHKQAEAFVDARHLDVVRVVGKKEPIGIYQLLDRKGEVTGQLADCVAEYNKGLERYQSGNFAGALEEFAKALAIMPDDGPSLTYRERCQEYLKNPPPTDWDGVFQFTSKG from the coding sequence ATGAAGAAGCTGCTGGCAAGATATGACATCTTCTTGACTGTTGTCTTTTTTGTCCTGGCCATCCCTGCGGGATATTTTGAAATTTTTTCGTTATTGGAAGATCAAACCCTCTCGTTCAGACATATTCTCCGCATGACTTATGGCAACCCCAAGTTGGTCAACCCGGGCAGCGATGTTGTCCTGGTCAACACGGACGAGGCCTTTTTCCGCGAATACAAAAGCTTTCCTCTGCGGAGGACGGACATTGCCAAGATTGCCGCCAATCTCCGTCAATTGGGTGCCAAGGTGGTGGCCCTCGACGTGTTGCTGGACTTTCCAAGCTCCTATGGTGAGGATGAACCGACAGCCAAAATTCTCCAGGAAACGGGCAACGTGCTGGTGGTCTCGCAGGTTCATGTGGCAGGCGAGAGCAAAAAGCTCAATTATCCCACGGAGGTGATCCGGAATGTCACGCGAAGTGGATACACCAACATCAGCTCTTTCAGCAGTCTCAGTACAAGCATGAGCCGGTTTCGCATCTTTCCCGAGGTGGCGCAACTCAAGGATGGGTGGCCCTTGGCGGTCCAGGCGGTTGCCCTATACCTGGGGGCGGAGCCACGCCTGGAGGGCCGCATTCTTAAAATTGGGGACGCACTTTCCATTTCTTTGGATCACTTCAACAGCTTTTTTATTGACTTTCCGCGCCTTCTTCCGGGCATCAAATATTTAAGTCAAATTCCGAACAAGGGGCACTCGGCGTTGGAGTTTTTGGATCTCACCAACCAGGATACCGAGGAGTTGGCCTATTTCGTCAAAGACAAGATTGTCGTGGTCGGAGATATTTCGGAGGTGTCCCACGACTGGTTCGATACCCCGGTCGGGACCGTTTATGGGGTTGAAATTGTTGCCAACACCATCGATACCCTGCTGAAGGGTGCATCTTTGCAACCGGCCTCGTTTCCCGTGGAGGTGCTCTCCACTTTGACTTTCATGTTGGGCCTGTTGCTGGCAGGGCAGTTCCAACACCCGGCCATACGGTGGATGGCCTCTCTGGTTCTCTTTTCCGGGTTTATTGCCCTGGCGGCGGTACAGTATGTTTATTACGATCTGGTTCTCGCCATGTCCTACATTCTTGTGGCCGGATTGCTGGGTTTTCTGGTCATCAACCTGCGGGCATTTTTGCTGGAACGTGGCCAGAAGACCATGATCAAGAGCGCCTTTGGTCAATATCTTTCGCCGAAGGTTGTCGATATTCTGGTCAAGGATCCCAGCAAACTTTCCCTGGGTGGCGAGCAACGGGAGATGACGGCTTTCTTTTCTGATGTCGCCGGCTTTTCCACCATCTCCGAAAAATTGACCCCCCAGGAGCTGGTGCAACTCCTCAACGAATATCTCACGGCCATGTGCGACATCATCGCGCATTACGATGGTACCGTGGACAAGTTTGAGGGTGATGCCATCATCGCCTTTTGGGGCGCTCCTTTGGACCAGCCGGATCATGCCCGGCTTGCCTGTCTGGCCAGCATTGATATGCAAAAGCACATGGTGGAGATGCGGGCACGTTTGGCCGGAGAGGGGCGTCCCCCCATGAAGGTGCGCATTGGCCTGAACAGTGGACCCATGGTGGTGGGCAACATGGGATCGGCGCAGCGCATGGACTATACCATCATGGGCGATGCCGTCAATCTGGCGGCCCGATTGGAAGGGGCGAACAAATTTTACTCGACTTATACCATGCTTTCCCAATTCACCCACAAGCAGGCCGAAGCGTTTGTCGATGCCCGACACCTGGATGTGGTGCGGGTGGTGGGCAAAAAGGAACCGATCGGGATTTACCAGCTTCTTGACCGCAAAGGGGAGGTCACCGGACAACTGGCGGATTGTGTCGCCGAGTACAACAAGGGCCTGGAAAGATATCAGTCTGGCAACTTTGCCGGTGCCTTGGAGGAGTTTGCCAAGGCCCTGGCCATCATGCCCGACGATGGTCCATCCCTGACCTACCGGGAACGTTGTCAGGAATACTTGAAGAACCCCCCACCCACTGATTGGGATGGGGTGTTTCAATTCACATCGAAAGGGTGA
- the phbB gene encoding acetoacetyl-CoA reductase: MTQRVALVTGAVGGIGTAIVTELAKAGFKVAGNYIPFEKDKLPQWKEARQKDGVSVELFEVDVTDFEACGKFIADVQAKLGPVDVLVNNAGITRDATMKKMKKENWDMVINTNLNSVFNMTRQVVEGMLERKYGRIINISSMNGQKGQFGQANYSAAKSGIHGFTMSLAQEVARNNVTVNSVAPGYTGTPMVMAIDEKILKSIIAQIPAGRMATPEEIAWTVRFLADERSGFVNGAMIPVNGAQYTCF, translated from the coding sequence ATGACACAGAGAGTGGCGCTGGTAACGGGGGCCGTTGGTGGCATTGGTACCGCCATTGTGACCGAGTTGGCCAAGGCAGGTTTCAAGGTTGCGGGCAACTACATCCCCTTTGAAAAGGACAAGTTGCCCCAGTGGAAGGAAGCCCGCCAGAAAGATGGCGTCTCCGTTGAGTTGTTTGAAGTGGATGTGACCGATTTCGAAGCTTGTGGCAAGTTTATTGCCGACGTGCAGGCCAAGCTTGGCCCCGTTGATGTCCTGGTGAACAATGCCGGTATCACCCGGGATGCCACCATGAAGAAGATGAAGAAAGAAAACTGGGACATGGTGATCAACACCAACCTGAACAGCGTCTTCAACATGACGCGCCAGGTGGTGGAAGGGATGTTGGAGCGGAAATATGGCCGCATCATCAACATTTCTTCCATGAACGGTCAGAAGGGCCAATTTGGTCAGGCCAACTATTCTGCCGCCAAGTCGGGTATCCACGGCTTTACCATGTCCTTGGCCCAGGAAGTGGCGCGCAACAACGTGACGGTCAACTCCGTCGCTCCCGGCTATACCGGAACCCCCATGGTCATGGCCATCGACGAGAAGATTCTGAAATCGATCATCGCCCAGATTCCAGCCGGTCGCATGGCCACCCCGGAAGAGATTGCCTGGACGGTGCGCTTCCTGGCTGACGAGCGTTCCGGCTTTGTCAACGGCGCCATGATTCCCGTCAACGGCGCCCAGTACACCTGCTTCTGA
- the phaR gene encoding polyhydroxyalkanoate synthesis repressor PhaR codes for MNEKSHSRLIKKYPNRRLYDQETSSFLTLDGVRKLVVQGVPFQVIDAKDGRDITRAILLQVLAEEEEKGVPIFGTELLLMIIRLYGNNLQVDFSRFIERSFSFFLEQQGALSAKLTQPLLNPVNPGASIISTLTEMAEKNLTLWQEWQRGIHSPLDMWSPGEGVQTREPGVSSPVELVGTGGEDGKDDAVQKKAKSGKVA; via the coding sequence ATGAACGAAAAATCACACTCCCGTCTGATCAAAAAGTATCCCAACCGCCGTCTTTATGACCAGGAGACCTCCAGTTTCCTGACCCTGGATGGCGTGCGAAAGCTGGTTGTGCAGGGTGTGCCGTTTCAGGTGATCGACGCCAAGGATGGGCGCGACATCACACGGGCCATCTTGTTGCAGGTGCTTGCGGAGGAGGAAGAGAAAGGGGTGCCGATTTTTGGTACCGAACTTCTCCTCATGATCATCCGGCTCTACGGAAACAATCTGCAAGTTGATTTCAGCCGGTTCATCGAACGCAGTTTTTCTTTTTTCCTGGAGCAGCAGGGTGCGTTGAGTGCAAAACTGACCCAGCCGCTGCTTAATCCTGTCAACCCTGGCGCCTCCATCATCTCCACCTTGACCGAGATGGCCGAAAAAAACCTGACCCTGTGGCAGGAGTGGCAGCGGGGAATCCACTCTCCCCTGGATATGTGGTCCCCGGGAGAGGGCGTGCAAACCAGGGAACCGGGCGTCTCGTCGCCGGTTGAACTGGTGGGCACGGGAGGGGAGGATGGCAAGGATGATGCGGTGCAAAAAAAAGCAAAGTCAGGGAAGGTTGCCTGA
- a CDS encoding phasin family protein — protein MDKKVVEQVNEMTKTVLDSMIRLQEINDRTVQQLAQRQLDAVGDFMSSGIRQLKALGETRDLSQVVSKQADMAKELNDRMLEHARQTMDLLMTSRNELNAMMESNLQAILNKTKEAVEKK, from the coding sequence ATGGACAAGAAGGTTGTGGAGCAGGTCAATGAAATGACGAAGACCGTACTGGACTCGATGATCCGTTTGCAGGAGATCAATGATCGGACTGTCCAGCAGCTGGCGCAACGTCAGCTGGATGCGGTTGGTGATTTCATGAGCAGCGGCATTCGCCAGTTGAAGGCCCTGGGTGAGACCCGCGATTTGAGCCAGGTGGTCAGCAAGCAGGCCGACATGGCCAAGGAGCTGAATGACCGTATGCTGGAGCATGCCCGGCAGACCATGGATCTTCTCATGACCAGCCGGAATGAGCTCAACGCCATGATGGAGTCCAACCTCCAGGCCATTTTGAACAAGACGAAAGAAGCCGTGGAAAAAAAATAA
- the phaE gene encoding class III poly(R)-hydroxyalkanoic acid synthase subunit PhaE, producing MTAWMDALNQTWTGGGLPTGDMGLRMWKEGLERWQKILPPFMSGGMPGNDIMRGLMSSNENYIRFAEMFFKGFSQLREMQSAGGNWKEALDKTIDQLKGLFTAPLGGKALGEGMMGYLGQSMEAWNRLASTALQLPENPFQNLMGPNLFAGTKMAREQLEKVIGLPAIGPNPDVQQKYKEWALMGLQFQDAMEQYMAHLGKVGPAALDKLKARLLSMAEKNEKIETLKDLFSVWVDAADSAYADMTNTKEYRDANANMVHALMRLKIQGQSIMDDRMESMNLPSRRELNTTHKRVIELKRRFRQMEDRLGTVAKVDVAADLNRLRGEIESLKQEVAELKGNKAAAAAAAAKKPQGKGE from the coding sequence ATGACCGCTTGGATGGATGCGTTGAACCAGACGTGGACAGGTGGTGGCTTGCCCACCGGAGATATGGGCCTCCGGATGTGGAAAGAGGGCCTGGAGCGGTGGCAGAAGATTCTTCCTCCCTTCATGAGCGGTGGCATGCCAGGAAATGACATCATGCGTGGCCTGATGTCCTCCAACGAAAACTATATCCGGTTCGCCGAGATGTTTTTCAAGGGGTTTTCGCAACTGCGTGAGATGCAGAGTGCGGGTGGCAACTGGAAAGAGGCCCTGGACAAGACCATCGACCAATTGAAAGGCCTGTTCACTGCCCCCCTGGGCGGCAAGGCCCTTGGCGAGGGGATGATGGGCTACCTGGGTCAATCCATGGAAGCCTGGAACCGCTTGGCATCGACGGCCTTGCAGTTGCCTGAAAATCCTTTTCAGAACCTTATGGGACCGAACCTTTTCGCTGGCACGAAGATGGCCAGGGAGCAATTGGAGAAGGTGATAGGCCTGCCGGCGATAGGCCCGAACCCGGATGTGCAGCAGAAGTACAAAGAGTGGGCTTTGATGGGCCTCCAGTTCCAGGATGCCATGGAGCAGTACATGGCTCATCTTGGCAAGGTTGGTCCGGCAGCTTTGGACAAACTGAAGGCGCGGCTCCTGAGCATGGCCGAGAAGAACGAGAAGATCGAGACCCTGAAAGATCTTTTCAGCGTGTGGGTTGATGCTGCCGACAGCGCCTATGCCGACATGACCAACACCAAGGAGTACCGTGACGCCAACGCCAATATGGTGCACGCCTTGATGCGTCTGAAAATCCAGGGGCAATCCATCATGGATGACCGGATGGAGTCCATGAATCTGCCCAGCCGCCGTGAGTTGAATACCACCCACAAGCGTGTGATCGAATTGAAGCGGCGCTTCCGCCAAATGGAAGATCGTCTGGGAACCGTAGCCAAGGTGGATGTGGCCGCCGATCTGAATCGCCTGCGGGGCGAAATCGAGTCCCTGAAGCAGGAAGTGGCAGAGTTGAAAGGCAACAAAGCAGCCGCCGCAGCCGCAGCCGCCAAGAAACCCCAGGGAAAAGGAGAGTAA